A stretch of the Vigna radiata var. radiata cultivar VC1973A chromosome 9, Vradiata_ver6, whole genome shotgun sequence genome encodes the following:
- the LOC106773775 gene encoding putative receptor protein kinase ZmPK1: MAPSTLSFALLLSLIFFHNFHLSSSLSLSVENFKEDVIVSSPEKTFTAGFYAVGQNAFCFAIWYTRSPDTVVWMANRDRPLNGKRSTLSLLTTGNLVLTDAGQFQVWSTNTAAESNQVQLRLYDNGNLVLLESRNSSSEVVIWQSFDFPTDTLLPGQPLTKSGSLVSSRSGSNYSSGFYRLFFDSENVLRIMYQGPQVSSVYWPDPWLQNNNFGNGGAGNGRSTYNDSRVAVLDDLGYLVSSDNFTFRTIDYGTVLQRRLTLDHDGSARVYSKKDGEEKWTMVGEFRSHPCYAHGICGANSYCRYDPPSGRKCSCLPGHSWVDRKDWSQGCKPTFEHLCSSNNRTKNESRFLRIPDVDFYGYDYGYFGNYTYQQCENLCSEMCECRGFQHSFSVENAFFQCYPKTHLRNGNSQPGFTGSFFLKLPSSSSDEFENTIQNNGLVCGGDGEEAEMLDRLYVQGGENGSVKFMLWFASALGGVELVCIFLVWCFLFRNNRTLPSGAEGQGYVLAAAAGFRKFSYSELKQASKGFSEEIGRGAGGTVYKGVLEDNQVVAIKRLHEVANQGESEFLAEVSIIGRLNHMNLICMLGYCAEGKHRLLVYEYMENGSLAQNLSSDSNVLGWSKRYNIALGTARGLAYLHEECLEWILHCDIKPQNILLDSDYKPKVGDFGMSKLLNRNNLNNSSFSRIRGTRGYMAPEWVFNLPITSKVDVYSYGIVVLEMITGRSPTTGVQITELEAESPHHERLVTWVREKRMKGSENGSSWVDQIVDPALGSNYDMNEVEILATVALECVEEEKNARPSMSRVAEKLQSHMHTIVDVFNKE, encoded by the exons ATGGCACCTTCAACACTGTCTTTCGCTCTTCTCCTTTCTCTCATATTCTTCCATAATTTCCATCTTTCGTCTTCTTTATCTCTTTCCGTCGAGAACTTCAAAGAAGATGTCATAGTGTCATCACCGGAAAAAACATTCACTGCAGGCTTTTACGCCGTCGGACAAAACGCTTTCTGCTTCGCAATATGGTACACGCGCTCCCCGGACACCGTCGTTTGGATGGCCAACCGGGACCGTCCGCTAAACGGAAAACGCTCCACTCTATCCCTTCTCACCACCGGTAACCTCGTACTCACCGACGCTGGCCAGTTCCAAGTGTGGTCCACCAACACCGCCGCCGAATCCAACCAAGTCCAGTTGCGTTTGTACGACAACGGGAACCTCGTACTCCTCGAAAGCCGGAACAGTTCTTCTGAAGTTGTGATATGGCAGAGCTTCGATTTCCCAACCGACACGCTTCTTCCTGGTCAACCTCTGACTAAGAGTGGCAGCTTGGTTTCCTCGAGAAGCGGGAGCAACTACTCCTCCGGTTTCTACAGGCTCTTCTTCGACTCCGAGAATGTTCTTCGCATCATGTACCAGGGTCCTCAAGTTTCCAGCGTCTATTGGCCGGACCCTTGGCTTCAGAACAACAACTTCGGGAACGGTGGCGCCGGAAATGGCAGATCCACTTACAACGATAGCAGGGTCGCTGTGCTTGATGATTTGGGGTACCTGGTTTCTTCCGATAACTTCACTTTCAGAACCATTGATTACGGCACGGTGCTGCAACGGAGGTTGACTCTGGATCACGACGGTAGTGCGAGGGTGTACAGCAAGAAGGATGGGGAAGAGAAGTGGACAATGGTGGGGGAATTTCGCTCACATCCGTGCTACGCTCATGGCATTTGTGGGGCTAACAGTTATTGCAGATACGACCCTCCCAGTGGTAGAAAGTGTTCGTGCCTCCCAG GTCATTCTTGGGTTGATAGAAAAGACTGGTCTCAAGGTTGCAAACCAACTTTCGAGCATTTGTGCAGCAGCAACAACAGAACCAAGAACGAGTCTCGCTTCTTGCGCATACCTGATGTTGATTTCTACGGATACGACTATGGCTACTTTGGAAATTACACCTATCAACAGTGTGAGAATCTCTGCTCGGAGATGTGCGAATGCAGAGGGTTTCAGCACAGCTTTTCTGTGGAAAATGCTTTTTTTCAGTGCTACCCAAAGACCCATTTGCGTAATGGGAATAGTCAACCGGGTTTCACGGGATCATTCTTCCTGAAACTTCCTTCATCATCTAGTGATGAATTCGAGAACACCATCCAAAATAATGGCTTGGTTTGTGGGGGAGATGGTGAGGAGGCAGAGATGCTTGACAGATTGTATGTCCAAGGGGGAGAAAATGGATCCGTGAAGTTCATGCTATGGTTTGCAAGCGCCTTGGGAGGAGTTGAACTGGTGTGCATCTTTCTGGTGTGGTGTTTCTTGTTTAGGAATAATAGAACGTTACCATCAGGTGCTGAGGGACAAGGGTATGTTCTTGCAGCAGCTGCGGGGTTCAGAAAATTCAGTTACTCTGAGCTGAAACAAGCCAGCAAAGGTTTCAGTGAAGAGATAGGAAGGGGTGCTGGAGGTACTGTGTATAAGGGTGTCTTGGAAGATAATCAAGTGGTGGCAATAAAGCGTCTGCATGAAGTAGCAAACCAGGGAGAAAGCGAGTTTCTGGCTGAGGTAAGCATCATTGGAAGGCTTAACCACATGAACTTGATATGCATGTTGGGGTATTGTGCAGAGGGAAAGCATAGGTTGTTGGTTTATGAGTACATGGAGAATGGTTCTTTGGCTCAGAACCTTTCATCAGATTCAAATGTACTTGGGTGGAGCAAAAGGTATAACATTGCTCTGGGAACAGCAAGGGGTCTGGCCTACTTGCATGAAGAATGCTTGGAGTGGATTTTGCATTGTGACATCAAGCCCCAAAATATACTTCTTGACTCTGATTATAAACCAAAGGTAGGAGATTTTGGCATGTCTAAGCTACTTAACAGGAACAACCTCAACAATTCAAGCTTTTCAAGGATAAGAGGAACAAGAGGTTACATGGCACCTGAATGGGTTTTCAACTTGCCAATCACTTCCAAGGTGGATGTCTACAGCTATGGCATTGTTGTCTTGGAGATGATCACTGGAAGGAGCCCAACAACAGGTGTCCAAATCACAGAGTTAGAAGCAGAATCACCTCATCATGAGAGGTTGGTGACATGGGTGAGGGAGAAAAGGATGAAAGGATCAGAAAATGGATCATCTTGGGTGGATCAAATCGTTGACCCTGCTTTGGGATCAAACTATGACATGAATGAAGTGGAGATATTGGCAACAGTGGCTTTGGAATGTGTGGAGGAAGAGAAAAATGCCAGGCCCAGCATGAGTCGAGTAGCAGAGAAGCTTCAGAGTCATATGCACACCATTGTTGATGTTTTCAACAAAGAATAG